Proteins from one Terriglobales bacterium genomic window:
- a CDS encoding NAD(P)/FAD-dependent oxidoreductase — protein sequence MIQKFDALVLGAGAAGLMCAIEAGKRGRRVAVLEHADRIGKKILISGGGRCNFTNIDCKPENFISANPHFAKSALARYTPSDFIALLEKHRIPYHEKTLGQLFCDHSAHDVTDMLEAECRQAGVQVFTNSKIREVQRTDEFVVRTETAEFRAAVLVIATGGLSIPKIGATTLGYDLARQFHLKIQPTRPALVPLVLGSEDQSRYCDLTGVSAEVIATSDHHSFREKMLITHKGLSGPAILQISSYWNAGKPIQIDLAPERDVTAAIREARTRNLTAARSAFQQVLPNRMAARWLELHAPSTWSNQALAQLEQQVHEWKVTPADTEGYAKAEVTAGGIDTDELSAKTMESRKVPGLFFIGEVVDVTGHLGGFNFQWAWASGAAAGRAL from the coding sequence TTGATCCAAAAATTTGATGCTTTAGTTCTCGGCGCCGGGGCCGCAGGATTGATGTGTGCCATCGAGGCCGGCAAACGTGGACGCCGCGTTGCCGTGCTGGAGCACGCCGATCGCATTGGCAAGAAGATACTCATCTCCGGTGGCGGCCGCTGCAATTTCACTAACATTGATTGCAAGCCGGAGAACTTTATCTCCGCCAACCCGCACTTCGCAAAATCTGCATTGGCCCGCTATACGCCCTCAGATTTCATCGCGCTGCTCGAAAAACATCGCATCCCCTACCACGAGAAGACCCTCGGACAGCTTTTCTGTGACCACTCAGCCCACGATGTAACTGACATGCTCGAAGCCGAGTGTCGCCAGGCGGGAGTCCAGGTTTTTACCAACAGCAAAATCCGTGAGGTGCAACGCACGGATGAATTTGTGGTGCGCACAGAAACCGCCGAATTTCGTGCAGCGGTTTTGGTGATTGCGACTGGTGGGCTGTCCATTCCGAAAATCGGTGCTACTACGTTAGGTTATGACCTGGCACGCCAATTCCACTTGAAGATCCAGCCAACCAGGCCAGCACTTGTGCCGCTGGTGCTTGGAAGTGAAGATCAAAGCCGCTATTGCGATCTGACCGGTGTTTCAGCAGAGGTGATTGCCACCAGCGACCATCATTCATTCCGGGAGAAGATGTTGATCACGCACAAGGGATTGAGTGGGCCGGCAATTCTGCAAATCTCCTCGTATTGGAATGCAGGCAAGCCGATCCAGATTGACTTGGCGCCCGAGCGCGATGTTACGGCTGCGATTCGCGAAGCCAGGACCAGAAATCTCACCGCGGCGCGCTCTGCTTTTCAGCAAGTGCTGCCGAACCGGATGGCGGCGCGTTGGCTTGAGCTGCACGCACCTTCCACGTGGAGCAATCAGGCGCTCGCGCAACTTGAGCAGCAGGTGCACGAATGGAAGGTCACGCCCGCAGACACAGAAGGCTATGCCAAGGCCGAGGTCACGGCCGGCGGAATAGATACGGATGAGTTATCCGCTAAGACGATGGAAAGCCGAAAGGTACCAGGACTGTTTTTTATCGGCGAAGTGGTAGATGTCACCGGCCATCTCGGCGGCTTCAACTTCCAATGGGCCTGGGCCTCGGGCGCGGCGGCGGGCAGAGCGCTATGA
- a CDS encoding TonB-dependent receptor, producing MKLCNLLGNVALGLLLLTGMGYAQGVGASGDITGTVTDPSGAVLTNATVTATEAEKGIKRTASPNSTGQYRLAGLSPAIYDVSVTASGFQGQVEKGIVVNVGETVVLDFHLKVSTAGESVEVTTEPPVVETERGHQADTVNQQLITDLPIDRRDYLTYTLLMPGVNDSTRLASDHEFRVKQTPQSGLSFYGSNGRGNTVTIDGGEANDDAGGVRLTLSQDAVKEFQINRSNYSAELGSASGASINIVSQSGTNNLHGSLYGFFRNDMFDARDRFAISSALKPGQLSAATGFSTTAVGKPVKESLNRQQFGATLGFPLQKDKSFVFLSFEGLRDHRQTAVPLLTNSGIFAPDNGVLTQNNQIAIINGLSAEGGTPVPCLTGQPALPAAVCAGILQNVLTINPATSPRNSFLVNQFETNGGVFPFNTEEYLASGRWDHQFSDRNLLYLRYSYGRDREANPDVTSLTGISRGSGVRSLDHTLQAAWFHQFSPNTLNEARAQASYSNFNVIPNVNGGPGFDLPGYASLGTNIFLASLTIMRRYEFADNVTMIRGNHTMKFGAYELLRGNHTESHTFLPGRFQFSQLPGGILSPCLQVPAACGLVGVNPATLNGLQSFSFGLPSFYQQGFVDPAIGPIDANTRPLTAFYWQDTWKAFPNVTFNFGLRYEVDKQYGTVSTDKDNFAPRFSFAWDPFSDHKTVIRAGYGIFYSPVYYQIPNVAKTLGNINNHRQIANLLIPLTGAPGNPALTSAAVFQTLFAQGVFGCTNAVAPNQACITPAMLAQFGISTSNTGPLPPLTVLFSAQPNYPSPYSQQASLGVERELLPGLSVSASYIYVHTIQLPVAIDTNLLPAPLVSRTLGNGQMVTFRNWGAPQCAVAVNNPCFANPVILQNNVYSSLGSAGYNGGILEIKKRFSHHFTMMANYTYSKGIDTTTDFNSDFSPFDETGSMRPERSVSDFDQRHKLVVAGVLETPWKNDCADLADCIFGGFSIAPIVRYNSSHPFNLLAGADVNNDRHPTNDRPIGAPRNSGIGPDFLTFDMRIARRIPLGERFAVQLIAEGFNLFNRSNFASVNNTVGPSFSTVPTFTTFNVQGSKSLSPTTPLGFTSLQPLDGWRQLQFGVRLTF from the coding sequence ATGAAACTTTGCAATTTGCTGGGCAATGTTGCTCTGGGGTTGTTGCTGCTTACGGGCATGGGCTATGCACAGGGAGTGGGTGCCTCGGGTGACATCACCGGCACCGTAACTGACCCTTCTGGCGCAGTTCTGACCAACGCGACCGTAACCGCAACCGAAGCGGAGAAAGGCATCAAGCGCACCGCCAGCCCCAACAGCACAGGCCAATATCGCCTGGCCGGGCTTTCACCGGCAATTTACGACGTGAGCGTGACTGCGAGCGGATTCCAGGGGCAGGTAGAGAAAGGCATTGTAGTTAACGTTGGCGAAACCGTGGTCCTGGATTTTCACCTGAAGGTCTCGACTGCGGGAGAGTCCGTAGAAGTGACTACGGAACCTCCGGTAGTGGAAACCGAACGAGGGCACCAGGCAGACACGGTAAACCAGCAACTCATTACCGACCTGCCGATTGACCGCCGCGACTATCTTACTTATACCTTGCTGATGCCGGGCGTGAATGATTCCACCCGGTTGGCTTCAGACCACGAATTTCGCGTAAAACAGACACCGCAAAGCGGACTCTCTTTCTACGGAAGCAATGGCCGCGGTAACACCGTAACCATAGATGGCGGTGAAGCCAATGATGACGCCGGCGGAGTGCGTCTGACCCTGAGCCAGGATGCCGTCAAGGAATTCCAAATTAATCGCAGCAATTATTCGGCGGAATTGGGATCGGCCTCGGGCGCCAGCATCAACATTGTTTCCCAGTCCGGCACGAACAACCTGCATGGCAGCCTTTATGGTTTCTTCCGCAATGATATGTTCGATGCCCGTGACCGCTTTGCCATAAGCAGCGCCCTGAAGCCCGGCCAGTTGTCGGCGGCCACCGGGTTTTCGACCACTGCTGTAGGCAAGCCAGTCAAAGAATCATTGAACCGGCAGCAATTCGGCGCAACCCTGGGCTTCCCTCTTCAAAAAGACAAAAGCTTCGTATTCCTGTCTTTTGAAGGCCTGCGCGATCATAGGCAGACCGCGGTCCCGCTGCTGACCAATTCGGGTATTTTTGCTCCCGATAACGGGGTGCTGACTCAGAATAATCAGATAGCGATCATAAACGGACTGTCTGCCGAAGGCGGCACCCCAGTTCCCTGCCTCACCGGTCAGCCTGCACTGCCCGCTGCCGTTTGCGCGGGGATCTTGCAGAACGTTTTGACCATCAATCCGGCCACGAGTCCGCGAAATAGTTTTCTCGTGAACCAGTTTGAAACCAACGGTGGAGTGTTTCCCTTTAACACGGAAGAGTATCTTGCCTCCGGGCGATGGGACCATCAATTCAGCGATCGCAACCTGCTTTATTTGCGCTACAGCTATGGCCGCGACCGCGAAGCCAATCCCGATGTGACCTCTCTGACCGGCATTTCGCGGGGCAGCGGTGTCCGTTCGCTTGACCATACCCTGCAGGCGGCCTGGTTCCACCAGTTTAGCCCGAATACTTTGAATGAAGCCCGGGCTCAGGCGAGTTACTCTAACTTTAACGTAATTCCCAATGTAAATGGTGGACCTGGTTTCGATCTTCCTGGCTACGCCAGCCTGGGAACTAACATCTTTCTGGCCAGCCTTACCATCATGCGCCGCTACGAGTTTGCCGATAACGTCACCATGATTCGTGGCAACCACACCATGAAGTTTGGTGCTTACGAGCTGCTCCGCGGCAACCATACCGAGTCACACACCTTCTTGCCTGGGCGTTTCCAATTTAGCCAGCTTCCCGGCGGCATTCTCAGCCCCTGCCTGCAGGTTCCGGCAGCTTGCGGACTCGTCGGCGTGAACCCGGCCACGCTCAACGGTTTGCAATCGTTTTCCTTTGGGCTGCCGTCGTTCTATCAGCAGGGTTTTGTTGATCCTGCTATCGGTCCCATTGACGCGAACACGCGGCCGCTCACTGCCTTCTACTGGCAAGATACATGGAAGGCTTTTCCCAACGTTACCTTTAACTTTGGCCTGCGCTATGAGGTTGATAAGCAATACGGGACGGTAAGTACGGATAAAGATAATTTTGCTCCCCGGTTTTCGTTTGCCTGGGATCCGTTCAGCGACCACAAGACGGTCATCCGCGCAGGATATGGAATTTTCTACTCTCCCGTTTATTACCAGATTCCCAACGTGGCCAAGACCCTGGGCAACATCAATAACCACCGGCAGATTGCCAATTTGCTGATCCCGCTCACCGGTGCTCCCGGAAATCCCGCGCTCACCTCGGCAGCCGTCTTCCAGACTTTGTTTGCACAAGGTGTGTTTGGCTGTACGAACGCGGTGGCTCCCAATCAGGCTTGCATTACACCCGCCATGTTGGCCCAGTTTGGCATCAGCACGAGCAATACAGGGCCGCTTCCGCCGCTTACCGTACTTTTCTCTGCCCAGCCCAACTACCCGAGTCCTTACTCGCAGCAGGCTTCACTCGGAGTCGAGCGTGAGCTTCTCCCCGGGCTTTCCGTTTCCGCCAGCTACATCTACGTTCACACCATCCAGCTTCCGGTTGCGATTGATACCAACCTGCTGCCCGCGCCGCTCGTCAGCCGAACCTTGGGCAATGGCCAGATGGTCACCTTCCGCAACTGGGGAGCGCCGCAATGCGCGGTGGCGGTGAATAACCCTTGTTTCGCCAATCCCGTGATTCTGCAGAACAACGTCTACTCCTCGCTGGGGTCGGCGGGTTACAACGGCGGTATTTTGGAAATCAAAAAACGCTTCAGTCATCACTTCACCATGATGGCGAATTACACCTACAGCAAGGGAATTGATACCACAACCGATTTCAACAGCGATTTTTCGCCGTTTGACGAGACCGGCAGCATGCGCCCGGAGCGCTCTGTTTCTGACTTTGATCAGCGGCACAAGCTGGTGGTTGCCGGCGTCCTTGAGACCCCATGGAAGAACGACTGCGCTGACCTGGCGGACTGCATCTTCGGCGGATTCTCGATTGCGCCGATTGTCCGCTACAACAGTTCGCACCCTTTCAATCTGCTGGCGGGAGCGGATGTGAACAATGATCGCCATCCTACCAACGATCGTCCCATTGGCGCGCCGCGCAACAGCGGCATCGGTCCCGACTTCCTGACCTTTGACATGCGCATCGCGCGGCGCATCCCGCTAGGAGAAAGATTCGCGGTTCAGTTGATTGCTGAAGGGTTCAATCTCTTCAACCGCTCAAACTTCGCCAGCGTAAACAACACCGTGGGCCCGAGCTTTAGCACGGTCCCCACATTTACCACCTTTAACGTTCAAGGCAGCAAATCTCTGTCGCCCACCACACCTCTGGGCTTCACTTCATTGCAGCCATTGGATGGCTGGCGCCAACTGCAGTTTGGCGTGCGCTTGACCTTCTAA
- a CDS encoding ABC transporter ATP-binding protein, protein MSANSKPPGKPKLNRETLRTVLPDLWELIRPRRGLLALGFLLMIINRVSGLVLPYSNRFLFNDVIGKHHSELLKSLVLLVLLATAVQGVTSFALTQLLSKAAQRLIADLRQKVQGHIGRLPVAFYDSNKAGTLVSRIMSDVEGVRNLLGTGLVDFAGGLLTASIALVVLLKISAVMTLLTFSFLICFGIALSKAFGTIRPIFRERGKINAEVTGRLTESLGGVRVIKGYHAEEREHNVFSAGVQRLLDNVMRTLTATSVMSLSSSLLIGLVGTVIMYVGAHHIIAGTLQPGDYITYILFLGFLVIPIVQIVNIGTQLTEALAGLERTHEILTQHPEDEDPQRTVALPEIVGDVDFHNVSFSYDGKRTVLQDVSFHAEHGTVTALVGSSGSGKSTTIGLITAFHKPSAGSILLDGVDLSTVRLDSYRTKLGVVLQESFLFDGTIRENVAFSRPEASEEQIMRACSIARVDEFAETFADKYDTVVGERGVKLSGGQRQRISIARAILADPRILILDEATSSLDSESEALIQQGLSYLMQGRTTFVIAHRLSTIRRADQILVVEQGKIVERGTHEELYAAQGRYYDLYTKQHGVESNLFLAPGEGDVVPPALDENGQTRNGGDDANLSRVVRGDVR, encoded by the coding sequence ATGAGTGCCAATTCAAAGCCGCCGGGCAAGCCGAAGCTCAACCGTGAAACCCTTCGTACAGTTCTCCCCGATTTATGGGAACTGATACGTCCGCGCCGAGGCCTGCTCGCACTTGGTTTCCTGCTGATGATCATCAATCGCGTTTCCGGGCTCGTGCTGCCGTATTCCAACCGTTTCCTGTTCAATGACGTTATTGGCAAGCATCATTCTGAGCTGCTGAAGTCCTTGGTCCTGCTGGTCCTGCTGGCTACTGCCGTTCAGGGCGTTACGTCATTTGCGCTCACGCAACTGCTTTCCAAGGCGGCGCAACGCCTGATTGCCGACCTTCGGCAGAAGGTGCAGGGACACATCGGGCGCCTGCCGGTCGCATTTTACGATTCCAATAAGGCGGGCACGCTGGTTTCGCGCATCATGAGTGACGTGGAGGGCGTTCGGAATCTGCTGGGGACCGGACTGGTTGACTTTGCCGGAGGCCTGCTCACTGCGAGTATTGCGCTCGTGGTATTGCTCAAAATCAGCGCGGTGATGACCTTGCTGACGTTCTCATTCCTGATCTGTTTTGGGATTGCACTGAGCAAAGCGTTTGGCACCATTCGTCCCATCTTTCGCGAACGGGGCAAGATCAATGCCGAGGTCACCGGAAGACTCACAGAATCGCTCGGCGGAGTGCGCGTGATCAAGGGATACCACGCCGAAGAGCGCGAACATAATGTCTTTTCCGCTGGCGTGCAACGCCTGCTCGATAACGTAATGCGCACGCTGACCGCTACTTCGGTGATGAGCCTTTCTTCCAGCCTTCTGATTGGTCTGGTGGGAACGGTGATCATGTACGTGGGCGCGCACCACATTATCGCGGGCACTCTGCAGCCTGGGGATTACATCACCTATATTCTATTTTTGGGCTTCCTGGTTATACCCATCGTTCAAATCGTCAACATCGGTACCCAACTCACTGAAGCGTTAGCGGGATTGGAGCGTACCCACGAGATTCTCACCCAGCATCCTGAAGATGAAGATCCCCAGCGCACTGTGGCGCTACCGGAGATTGTTGGCGATGTAGATTTCCACAACGTGAGCTTTAGCTATGACGGCAAACGGACCGTGCTGCAGGATGTTTCATTTCACGCCGAGCACGGGACGGTAACCGCTCTCGTAGGCTCCTCCGGCTCGGGCAAATCAACCACCATCGGATTGATTACGGCATTTCATAAGCCGAGTGCGGGAAGCATTCTGTTGGATGGAGTGGACCTGAGCACCGTGCGCCTTGATTCTTACCGCACGAAGTTAGGAGTAGTTCTGCAGGAATCATTTCTGTTTGACGGCACCATTCGCGAGAATGTGGCCTTTTCGCGCCCCGAAGCCAGCGAAGAGCAGATCATGCGCGCCTGCAGCATTGCGCGCGTAGATGAGTTCGCCGAGACATTTGCCGACAAATATGACACCGTTGTGGGAGAACGCGGTGTAAAGCTCTCCGGCGGGCAGCGCCAGCGAATTTCTATTGCGCGGGCGATTCTCGCCGATCCGAGGATACTGATTCTTGACGAAGCAACTTCGAGCCTTGATTCGGAATCCGAGGCGCTGATCCAGCAAGGCCTCTCTTATCTTATGCAGGGGCGCACCACCTTCGTGATTGCGCACCGGCTTTCGACCATCCGGCGGGCCGATCAGATCCTGGTCGTCGAACAGGGAAAAATTGTCGAACGCGGCACACATGAAGAACTCTATGCTGCTCAGGGGCGTTACTACGATCTTTATACCAAGCAGCACGGCGTCGAGAGCAACTTGTTTCTCGCCCCGGGCGAGGGCGACGTGGTTCCGCCTGCATTGGATGAGAACGGCCAAACACGAAATGGCGGAGACGACGCCAACTTATCCCGTGTTGTGCGCGGAGATGTCCGGTAA
- a CDS encoding L-fuconate dehydratase, with product MKITQVIAHDIRFPTSRNLDGSDAMHASPDYSAAYVVLLTDGGIEGHGLTFTCGRGTEVCVAAIEALKPFVLGKTLESIVADLRAFWRSLTSDGQLRWIGPEKGALHLATAAVVNAVWDLYAKRERKPLWKLLVDMTPEELVACIDFRYITDALTPEDALKILRKNSPTRAAREAEMRQQGYPAYTTSAGWLGYSDEKLRNLCREGVADGWTHFKIKVGTNLADDIRRCTIMREEIGPQRKLMMDANQVWGVNEAIENMKQLARFDPWWIEEPTSPDDVLGHATIARAIAPIGVATGEQCQNRVVFKQLLQANAIRFCQIDSCRLGGVNEVLVVLLMAAKFGVPVCPHAGGVGLCEYVQHLAIFDYIAVSASLADRIIEYVDHLHEHFVDPVKVVNSRYVAPTAPGYSATMKPESLDEYEFPNGPAWARG from the coding sequence ATGAAAATCACACAAGTCATTGCGCACGATATACGCTTTCCCACCTCCCGCAATCTTGATGGCTCTGACGCCATGCATGCCAGCCCGGATTACTCTGCCGCTTATGTCGTGCTGCTCACAGATGGCGGAATCGAAGGACACGGCCTCACATTCACCTGCGGCCGCGGAACTGAAGTTTGCGTGGCAGCCATTGAGGCGCTGAAACCCTTCGTGCTGGGGAAGACTCTGGAATCAATCGTCGCTGACCTGAGAGCATTTTGGCGCTCACTCACCAGCGACGGCCAACTGCGCTGGATCGGTCCGGAAAAAGGTGCGCTACACCTCGCCACGGCGGCAGTCGTAAATGCGGTTTGGGACCTGTATGCAAAACGGGAAAGAAAGCCGCTGTGGAAGCTCCTGGTAGATATGACTCCCGAGGAACTTGTTGCCTGCATTGACTTTCGCTACATCACAGATGCCCTCACACCCGAAGATGCGCTGAAAATCCTGCGAAAGAATTCGCCCACACGTGCAGCCCGTGAAGCTGAGATGCGCCAGCAGGGATACCCAGCCTACACAACTTCCGCCGGGTGGCTGGGATATTCCGACGAAAAACTCCGCAACCTATGCCGCGAAGGAGTTGCCGATGGCTGGACCCACTTCAAAATCAAAGTGGGCACAAATCTTGCGGATGACATCCGCCGTTGCACAATCATGCGCGAAGAAATCGGGCCGCAGCGCAAACTCATGATGGATGCGAACCAGGTCTGGGGTGTGAACGAGGCCATCGAAAACATGAAGCAGTTGGCGAGGTTCGATCCTTGGTGGATTGAGGAGCCCACCAGCCCCGATGATGTATTGGGCCACGCAACCATCGCGCGCGCCATCGCACCGATTGGCGTTGCAACTGGCGAGCAGTGCCAGAATCGCGTGGTCTTCAAACAACTGCTTCAGGCTAACGCGATCCGGTTTTGCCAGATTGATAGCTGCCGGCTGGGTGGCGTCAACGAAGTGCTGGTTGTCCTGCTGATGGCCGCCAAGTTCGGTGTGCCAGTGTGTCCACACGCAGGCGGCGTGGGATTATGCGAGTACGTACAACACCTTGCCATTTTTGACTATATTGCCGTCTCGGCATCGCTCGCGGACCGGATCATCGAATACGTTGATCACTTGCACGAGCACTTCGTAGATCCAGTCAAGGTCGTCAACAGTCGCTACGTTGCGCCCACAGCTCCGGGGTACAGCGCGACCATGAAACCGGAATCGCTTGACGAGTATGAGTTCCCTAATGGTCCCGCATGGGCTCGCGGCTGA
- a CDS encoding CsgG/HfaB family protein, with protein sequence MAPQPASENKADSPKQPQASPAASMVAGLPQVKRIFVDSFGDDTISKQIQAMVVTSLTDSKRFIVTENKDRADAFLRGTGLEKTSQEVHAYKDSTAAGAASGGFTATDGNASGGFAGSSAAISDSSLNTETVNDARIAVRLVNRDGDVIWATTQESKGAKYKGASADVADMVVKQLLRAAERAEKKETDSKPSPTN encoded by the coding sequence GTGGCACCGCAACCGGCCTCAGAAAACAAAGCTGATTCTCCAAAGCAACCGCAGGCTTCGCCGGCTGCATCCATGGTTGCTGGTTTGCCGCAGGTAAAACGGATCTTTGTTGATAGTTTCGGTGACGATACTATTTCAAAACAGATTCAAGCCATGGTTGTGACCAGCCTTACCGATTCAAAAAGATTCATCGTAACGGAAAACAAAGATCGGGCCGATGCCTTTCTGCGCGGTACTGGACTTGAGAAGACCTCGCAGGAAGTGCATGCCTACAAAGATTCCACGGCGGCAGGCGCCGCGAGTGGTGGATTCACGGCCACCGACGGCAACGCAAGCGGAGGGTTTGCTGGCAGCTCAGCCGCAATCAGCGATTCGAGCCTGAATACGGAAACGGTGAATGATGCTCGCATTGCTGTTCGCCTCGTGAATCGGGATGGCGACGTAATCTGGGCGACAACGCAGGAAAGCAAAGGCGCAAAGTATAAGGGCGCCAGCGCTGACGTGGCTGATATGGTTGTTAAGCAACTCCTTCGTGCTGCCGAAAGGGCAGAAAAGAAGGAAACAGATTCAAAGCCTTCTCCAACGAACTAA
- a CDS encoding HAD family phosphatase: MVEAILWDNDGVLVDTEKLFFQSTRDTLASVGVELTFEQFLDLSMRQGRSTFDLLAGCGLPPDRIVALKRERDIVYAEILQKQTRILAGIPEALRTLQGRVRMAVVTSSQREHFDVMHADTRLLEFFEFVLAREDFKQTKPNPEPYLLALQRLRLAADRCVAIEDSERGLAAARAAGLRCLVIPNEMTRGCNFQGATAVLDSAAAVPAAVEAL, encoded by the coding sequence ATGGTAGAAGCCATCTTATGGGACAACGACGGCGTGCTCGTTGACACCGAAAAGCTCTTCTTTCAGAGCACGCGTGACACGCTGGCAAGTGTTGGCGTAGAACTGACGTTCGAGCAGTTTTTGGACCTGTCAATGCGGCAAGGCCGCAGTACATTTGATCTGCTTGCTGGATGCGGGTTGCCCCCCGATCGCATCGTGGCCCTTAAGCGGGAAAGGGATATCGTCTACGCGGAAATCCTTCAGAAACAGACCCGCATTCTGGCCGGGATACCCGAAGCGCTGCGCACCCTGCAAGGCCGGGTGCGGATGGCAGTTGTGACCAGCTCTCAGCGCGAACACTTTGATGTAATGCACGCCGATACTCGCCTGCTCGAGTTTTTTGAATTTGTACTGGCGCGGGAAGATTTTAAGCAAACCAAACCAAATCCCGAACCGTATTTGCTCGCCCTGCAGCGCTTGCGTCTGGCAGCAGACCGTTGTGTAGCGATTGAAGATTCCGAGCGAGGATTGGCAGCCGCCCGGGCTGCCGGATTGCGCTGCTTAGTGATTCCCAACGAAATGACCCGTGGCTGTAACTTTCAGGGCGCAACCGCAGTGCTCGATAGCGCCGCTGCGGTTCCTGCAGCCGTGGAAGCATTGTAA
- a CDS encoding tetratricopeptide repeat protein, which translates to MKKHAGVLVFFALVLSAMKTYAAPVNPREQYKQAIGFLLGNNRNQSDQSDALRLLRLAADQGYAPAETGLGAVYESGALVARDIPQAVRWYTKAADQGDWIAQLSLGRLYFFGDGVARDTATAKKWLQEAAASGSGGAAFYLGRLNDAGEGTATNYAEAVRWYKQAAEAGNPFAQQRLAALLLSGQGVQRNAQEAYTWLLVASEFGNHSIDAQLQSSMEADLGKTGADAARQQAVSLHDQIAENRAGNECNGWPGQYSQSPTAPPLLFQSACEKVR; encoded by the coding sequence ATGAAGAAACATGCAGGCGTTCTGGTGTTTTTTGCGTTGGTGTTGTCCGCCATGAAAACTTATGCTGCCCCAGTCAACCCGCGGGAGCAGTACAAACAGGCAATAGGATTTTTGTTGGGCAACAATAGAAATCAATCGGACCAAAGCGACGCCTTGCGTCTTTTGCGTTTGGCCGCCGACCAAGGCTATGCTCCGGCAGAAACCGGGCTTGGGGCCGTGTATGAGAGCGGGGCCCTGGTCGCAAGAGATATTCCTCAGGCAGTCCGCTGGTATACCAAAGCGGCGGACCAGGGTGATTGGATTGCTCAGTTGTCCTTAGGCCGTCTCTATTTTTTTGGCGATGGAGTTGCGCGCGACACCGCAACCGCTAAAAAATGGCTGCAAGAAGCGGCAGCTTCCGGATCTGGCGGTGCTGCATTTTATCTTGGCCGGCTGAATGATGCCGGCGAAGGTACTGCCACGAATTATGCAGAAGCTGTGCGCTGGTATAAACAGGCGGCCGAGGCTGGTAATCCATTTGCACAACAGAGGTTGGCGGCACTCTTGCTGAGCGGACAAGGGGTGCAACGTAATGCGCAGGAAGCTTATACCTGGTTGCTGGTGGCGTCTGAATTTGGCAACCATAGCATAGATGCCCAGTTGCAATCCTCTATGGAAGCCGATCTGGGAAAGACCGGGGCCGATGCCGCGCGCCAGCAAGCCGTGAGCCTGCACGATCAAATCGCAGAAAATCGGGCGGGAAATGAATGCAATGGCTGGCCGGGTCAGTACAGCCAATCGCCAACCGCGCCACCTCTTCTCTTTCAGAGTGCATGTGAAAAGGTGAGATAA
- a CDS encoding nuclear transport factor 2 family protein, which yields MAKVHCILFLSFFLLTTILCAQAQQHAAQTDPAAAEVLAAENARTAALLHKDLAALDKLFADDLSYVHASGRVDTKASFMEALRTDQLHYISWEAKDMHVRVLGDSAVLNGEYHVRVINRQAQPDPLDMNVFILAVYARRDGHWQQIAWQSTKDVGAPASH from the coding sequence ATGGCCAAGGTTCACTGCATTCTCTTCCTGTCTTTCTTTTTGTTGACGACCATTCTTTGCGCCCAGGCGCAGCAGCACGCGGCGCAGACCGATCCGGCGGCTGCCGAAGTGCTCGCCGCCGAAAATGCGCGTACGGCTGCGTTGCTTCACAAGGATCTGGCCGCGCTCGATAAGTTGTTTGCCGACGATCTCAGCTATGTGCATGCCAGCGGCAGGGTGGATACAAAAGCGAGCTTTATGGAAGCTCTTCGTACCGATCAGCTTCACTACATATCGTGGGAGGCAAAGGATATGCACGTCCGGGTGCTCGGAGACAGTGCGGTGCTCAATGGCGAGTACCACGTACGCGTGATCAACCGGCAAGCTCAGCCTGATCCACTCGACATGAATGTCTTTATTCTGGCAGTGTACGCGCGACGCGATGGCCATTGGCAGCAGATTGCCTGGCAATCCACCAAGGATGTGGGTGCACCTGCGAGCCACTAA